In Fortiea contorta PCC 7126, one genomic interval encodes:
- a CDS encoding helix-turn-helix domain-containing protein, translating into MDTFKTPKHGESLADYVLRIRKGLNLTQFELADAAGIHSRSVGKIERGLTMRLSHKTLSGLALALSVPVEYLQAVVRGEEVVAMPVIKFCPQCWNPGGAADPMWGNVRAKFCYLCGTQLQASCRNCGEMVVSLRYKFCPLCGKPYKDGSENR; encoded by the coding sequence ATGGATACTTTTAAGACACCAAAACATGGAGAATCCCTAGCTGACTATGTTTTGCGGATCAGGAAGGGACTCAATTTAACTCAGTTTGAGTTAGCCGATGCTGCTGGTATTCATTCTCGGTCTGTGGGGAAGATTGAACGGGGACTGACGATGAGACTCAGCCATAAAACTCTCAGTGGGCTGGCGCTAGCTTTGTCCGTGCCGGTTGAGTATTTGCAGGCTGTTGTTAGGGGGGAAGAGGTTGTAGCAATGCCAGTGATTAAGTTTTGCCCCCAATGTTGGAATCCTGGGGGTGCTGCTGATCCGATGTGGGGAAATGTTAGGGCTAAGTTTTGTTATCTGTGCGGTACACAGTTGCAGGCTAGTTGTCGGAATTGTGGTGAGATGGTGGTGTCGTTGAGGTATAAATTTTGTCCACTATGTGGAAAGCCTTATAAGGATGGAAGCGAAAATCGCTAA
- a CDS encoding phage integrase SAM-like domain-containing protein, producing the protein MKQAVTLATVAVKFLERTGLAPSTIKTYEITLLSLLAEYGSWSIEIISKQTLVEYLDTLSHLKYTTHHKHQAILQSLFNFAVEQGYIKSNPIRGLKQRPPQREKGEH; encoded by the coding sequence GTGAAGCAAGCTGTCACATTAGCCACCGTTGCCGTCAAATTTTTAGAACGGACTGGGCTAGCACCCAGTACCATCAAAACCTACGAAATAACTCTCTTGAGCTTACTAGCAGAGTACGGAAGTTGGTCAATCGAAATTATCAGTAAGCAAACATTAGTTGAGTATCTAGATACACTCTCACATTTAAAATACACAACCCACCACAAGCATCAAGCAATACTGCAAAGCCTATTTAACTTTGCCGTCGAGCAAGGGTATATAAAATCCAACCCAATTCGGGGATTAAAACAGCGTCCCCCACAACGAGAAAAAGGCGAACATAA